A region of Fibrobacter succinogenes subsp. succinogenes S85 DNA encodes the following proteins:
- a CDS encoding polysaccharide biosynthesis protein gives MITGGTGSFGNAVLNRFLQTDIGEIRIFSRDEKKQDDMRHEFQAKMPEAADKIKFYIGDVRDLQSVKNAMHGVDYIFHAAALKQVPSCEFFPLEAVKTNVFGTDNVLTAAIEEGVKNVVCLSTDKAAYPVNAMGTSKAMMEKVIVAKSRTVSPEKTKICCTRYGNVMCSRGSVIPLWIDQIRAGPPITITEGSMTRFIMSLDEAVDLVLFAFENGVSGDILVQKAPACTIQTQAEAVCELFGGDKNAIKVIGIRHGEKMYETLLTNEECAHAIDLGNFYRVPCDKRGLNYDKYFNKGDTERNTLTEFNSSNTKLLNIEQVKQKLLTLQYIREELAKAGK, from the coding sequence TTGATTACCGGCGGTACGGGTAGTTTCGGCAATGCTGTGCTCAACCGCTTCCTCCAGACCGACATCGGCGAAATTCGCATTTTCAGCCGCGACGAGAAGAAGCAGGATGACATGCGCCACGAATTCCAGGCCAAGATGCCGGAAGCGGCCGACAAGATCAAGTTCTACATCGGCGATGTGCGCGACCTCCAGAGTGTCAAGAATGCGATGCACGGGGTGGACTACATTTTCCATGCGGCTGCCCTCAAGCAGGTGCCGAGCTGCGAATTTTTCCCGCTCGAAGCTGTCAAGACCAACGTGTTCGGTACGGACAATGTGCTGACAGCCGCCATCGAAGAAGGTGTCAAGAATGTGGTTTGCTTGAGCACGGACAAGGCTGCTTATCCGGTGAATGCGATGGGTACGAGCAAGGCCATGATGGAAAAGGTCATCGTGGCAAAGTCCCGCACGGTGAGCCCGGAAAAGACGAAGATTTGCTGCACGCGTTACGGCAATGTGATGTGCAGCCGCGGTTCCGTGATTCCGCTGTGGATTGACCAGATTCGCGCAGGTCCGCCGATTACCATTACCGAAGGCTCCATGACGCGCTTTATCATGAGTCTCGACGAAGCTGTGGACTTGGTGCTGTTTGCATTCGAAAACGGTGTCTCGGGCGACATTTTGGTGCAGAAGGCTCCGGCTTGCACTATCCAAACTCAGGCTGAAGCTGTGTGCGAACTTTTCGGCGGCGACAAGAATGCTATCAAGGTCATCGGTATCCGTCACGGCGAAAAAATGTACGAAACGCTCCTGACAAACGAAGAATGCGCCCATGCGATTGACCTCGGCAACTTCTACCGTGTGCCTTGCGACAAGCGCGGCTTGAACTACGACAAGTACTTCAACAAGGGCGATACGGAACGCAACACGCTCACCGAGTTCAACTCCAGCAATACCAAGCTCTTGAATATTGAACAGGTGAAGCAGAAACTCCTCACGCTCCAGTACATCCGCGAAGAACTCGCCAAGGCGGGTAAGTAA
- a CDS encoding capsular polysaccharide biosynthesis protein CapF: protein MNILVTGAKGFVGRNLVAALKNIRDGKDRTRGDLIIGDIYEYDIDSTLADLDDACMHADFVFNLAGVNRPKDNSEFMAGNFGFASDLLETLKRHKNLCPVMLSSSIQATLAGRFGNSEYGRSKKAGEELFFEYSQETGAKVLVYRFPNLFGKWCRPNYNSAVATFCNNIANDLPIQVNDPNVDMELLYIDDLVEEMIAALKGGEHHAEFDGVETVLTENGRYCAVPTVHKIKLGAIVDLLNKFHDQPNTLVMPEIPNNSFEKKLYSTYLSYLPKEKVSFPLKMNVDARGSFTELLKTVNCGQFSVNVSKPGITKGEHWHHSKWEFFIVVSGRALIQERKVGTDEIMEFEVSGDKIEAVHMLPGYTHNIINLSQTENLVTVMWANESFDPNHPDTFGEKVVK, encoded by the coding sequence ATGAATATATTGGTGACTGGCGCAAAGGGGTTTGTGGGTCGCAACCTGGTGGCTGCGCTCAAGAACATCCGCGATGGCAAGGACCGCACGCGTGGTGATTTGATCATTGGCGATATCTACGAATACGATATTGACTCGACTTTGGCGGACCTTGATGACGCCTGCATGCACGCGGACTTCGTGTTCAATCTTGCTGGCGTGAACCGTCCGAAAGATAATAGCGAATTCATGGCGGGCAACTTCGGTTTTGCAAGTGACCTTTTGGAAACGCTCAAGCGCCACAAGAATTTGTGTCCGGTGATGCTCAGCAGCAGCATCCAGGCGACGCTTGCGGGCCGTTTTGGCAACAGCGAATATGGCCGTAGCAAAAAAGCGGGCGAGGAGCTGTTCTTTGAATACAGCCAAGAAACTGGCGCGAAGGTTTTGGTGTACCGTTTTCCGAACTTGTTCGGTAAGTGGTGCCGCCCGAACTACAACAGTGCCGTGGCTACGTTCTGCAACAACATCGCGAACGACTTGCCGATTCAGGTGAACGACCCGAACGTCGATATGGAACTCCTCTACATCGATGACCTCGTGGAAGAGATGATTGCCGCCTTGAAGGGCGGGGAACATCATGCCGAATTTGACGGCGTTGAAACGGTCTTGACGGAAAATGGTCGCTATTGCGCAGTGCCGACGGTCCATAAGATTAAGCTCGGTGCCATTGTGGATTTGCTCAACAAGTTCCACGATCAGCCGAATACGCTCGTGATGCCGGAAATTCCGAACAACAGTTTCGAGAAAAAACTTTACTCCACCTACCTGAGCTACTTGCCCAAGGAAAAGGTCTCGTTCCCGCTCAAGATGAACGTTGATGCCCGCGGCAGCTTCACCGAACTTTTGAAGACGGTGAATTGCGGACAGTTCAGCGTGAACGTGTCCAAGCCGGGAATTACCAAGGGTGAACACTGGCACCACAGCAAGTGGGAATTCTTCATTGTGGTGAGCGGTCGCGCCCTGATTCAGGAACGCAAGGTCGGCACGGATGAAATTATGGAATTCGAAGTGAGCGGTGATAAGATTGAAGCGGTTCACATGCTCCCGGGTTATACGCACAACATCATCAACCTCTCGCAGACCGAAAACCTCGTGACTGTCATGTGGGCGAACGAATCCTTTGACCCGAACCACCCGGATACCTTCGGGGAGAAAGTGGTAAAATAA
- the wecB gene encoding non-hydrolyzing UDP-N-acetylglucosamine 2-epimerase, with product MQIKTDYSGVKFADNGKLKLLIIVGTRPEIIRLAAVINKCRKYFDCVLAHTGQNYDYNLNGVFFKDLSLKDPEVYMDAVGDDLGATVGNIINCSYKLMVACKPDALLILGDTNSCLSAIAAKRLHIPIFHMEAGNRCKDECLPEETNRRIVDIISDVNMAYSEHARRYLADCGLPKERTYVTGSPMAEVLHKNLAQIEASDIHARLGLEKGKYILLSAHREENIDTEKNFTSLFTAINKMAEKYDMPILYSCHPRSRNRLAASGFKLDKRVIQHEPLGFHDYNCLQMNAFAVVSDSGTLPEESSFFTSVGHPFPAICIRTSTERPEALDKACFFIAGIDEKSLLQAVDTAVTMNSNGDYGIPVPDYIEENVSTKVVKIIQSYTGIVNKMVWRKN from the coding sequence ATGCAGATTAAAACTGATTACTCTGGTGTGAAATTCGCCGATAACGGCAAGCTGAAACTTTTGATTATCGTGGGTACGCGCCCCGAAATCATCCGCCTCGCGGCAGTCATCAACAAGTGCCGCAAGTACTTTGACTGCGTTCTCGCGCACACCGGCCAGAACTACGATTACAACCTGAACGGCGTGTTCTTCAAGGACTTGAGCCTCAAGGATCCTGAAGTTTACATGGATGCCGTCGGTGATGACCTCGGAGCAACCGTGGGTAACATCATCAATTGCAGCTACAAGCTCATGGTCGCTTGCAAACCGGACGCATTGCTGATTCTCGGTGATACCAACAGCTGCCTTTCTGCCATTGCCGCAAAGCGCCTGCACATTCCGATTTTCCACATGGAGGCAGGCAACCGCTGTAAGGACGAATGCCTGCCCGAAGAGACCAACCGCCGCATCGTGGACATCATCAGCGATGTGAACATGGCCTACTCCGAACATGCCCGCCGTTACCTCGCTGACTGCGGCTTGCCCAAGGAACGCACGTACGTGACCGGTAGCCCCATGGCCGAAGTCCTGCACAAGAACCTCGCGCAAATCGAAGCGAGCGACATTCACGCCCGCCTCGGCCTCGAAAAGGGCAAGTACATTTTGCTCAGCGCCCACCGCGAAGAAAACATCGACACCGAAAAGAACTTCACGAGCCTCTTTACCGCCATCAACAAAATGGCCGAAAAGTACGACATGCCGATTCTGTACAGCTGCCACCCGCGCAGCCGTAACCGCCTTGCCGCATCGGGATTCAAGCTCGACAAGCGCGTGATTCAGCACGAACCGCTCGGATTCCACGACTACAACTGCTTGCAGATGAACGCATTCGCCGTCGTAAGCGACAGCGGCACGCTCCCCGAAGAAAGCTCCTTCTTCACAAGTGTCGGCCACCCGTTCCCGGCAATCTGCATCCGCACCAGCACGGAACGCCCCGAAGCGCTTGACAAGGCCTGCTTCTTCATCGCCGGCATCGACGAAAAGTCCCTCTTGCAGGCCGTCGACACCGCCGTCACGATGAACTCCAACGGCGACTACGGCATTCCTGTGCCGGACTACATCGAAGAAAACGTCTCGACCAAGGTCGTGAAGATCATCCAGAGCTACACCGGCATCGTCAACAAGATGGTGTGGAGAAAGAACTAG
- a CDS encoding Panacea domain-containing protein: MKTLEQIKKIENVILYVLQKFDDGVDYIKLFKIIYFAQRDYLCRFGKTLVPETFKARMHGPIPTLTDKVIKNVEDGVGDDFPDLKEFMESIKVVDQKVYALKEPNLDFIAKKEREYLDKWFDYCKDKKSYDLSEESHDAVYHSVVARSKKDPQQDVMTNIDIAMSGHASDKMIEYIREKELLVAELA; encoded by the coding sequence ATGAAGACTCTAGAGCAAATAAAGAAAATCGAGAATGTGATACTCTATGTATTGCAGAAGTTTGATGACGGCGTAGACTACATCAAGCTTTTCAAGATAATCTATTTTGCCCAAAGGGATTACCTGTGCCGTTTTGGCAAGACTTTGGTCCCAGAAACTTTCAAGGCCAGGATGCATGGCCCTATCCCGACATTGACCGACAAGGTCATAAAGAATGTCGAAGATGGGGTGGGTGACGATTTCCCCGACTTGAAGGAGTTCATGGAATCCATCAAGGTTGTCGACCAGAAGGTCTATGCCTTGAAAGAGCCGAATCTGGATTTTATCGCAAAGAAGGAACGCGAGTACCTCGACAAGTGGTTTGACTACTGCAAGGACAAAAAGTCCTATGACCTGTCCGAGGAATCTCACGATGCTGTTTATCATAGCGTTGTCGCCAGGTCCAAGAAGGATCCTCAGCAGGATGTTATGACGAATATCGATATTGCGATGTCCGGTCACGCTTCCGACAAGATGATTGAGTACATCCGCGAAAAAGAACTTCTTGTTGCCGAGTTAGCGTAA
- a CDS encoding Panacea domain-containing protein, with amino-acid sequence MSAFKPLFGKEVLLNAALWVATKLPEDQCRLHKIFKILWFADLYHLKKYGRTVTGDTYIAMNNGPVPSVLYDEMKFTPSEGDAFRRFDKGSEKGFVVPLKTVNSDFLSESDIEALSYSFDLYKDKSFDELTRLSHQHAWNSAQKSGMNTSIRIDEILDEIGADCELRKYVKDDILFRQAL; translated from the coding sequence ATGTCTGCTTTTAAACCGCTATTTGGCAAAGAGGTCTTGCTTAACGCAGCTTTGTGGGTTGCTACGAAGTTGCCCGAAGACCAATGTCGCTTGCATAAGATTTTTAAAATCTTGTGGTTTGCTGACTTATACCACCTGAAAAAATATGGTAGGACTGTTACAGGTGATACCTATATCGCTATGAATAATGGTCCTGTTCCATCTGTTTTATACGATGAAATGAAGTTTACGCCTTCGGAAGGAGATGCGTTTCGGAGGTTTGACAAGGGCTCTGAAAAAGGGTTTGTTGTTCCTTTGAAAACTGTTAATTCTGATTTCTTGTCGGAATCAGATATAGAGGCTTTGTCGTATTCTTTTGATTTGTATAAAGATAAATCATTTGATGAATTAACTCGATTGTCCCATCAGCATGCATGGAATTCTGCACAAAAATCTGGTATGAATACATCCATCAGGATAGATGAAATTCTGGATGAAATTGGTGCTGATTGCGAATTACGCAAATATGTAAAAGATGATATTCTTTTTAGGCAGGCTCTTTAA
- a CDS encoding ATP-binding protein, with product MNYDFSVLSDNDFQEMVDKLLIGKTRVVEQYAEGRDNGIDGLVYDLPKETIVQAKHYLRSGFSRLKSVIKKEELPKIQNENISCYVLATSLNLSRNQAETLRALIKNVVQDVVVLGAVSISGLLDKDPATLKSTIKLWATNAEIVRMLFKPANMNCFYELQNRWEDLNNVFVETPDVKNVVDSLEKNHVAVIAGEPGVGKTTLAEYICLLYFKEGYEVHFFEGKFSHDDYDLSDTEKKIIFYFDDFLGSTYYNCFSGKQDCSIVNFLKRMSKEKNKRFILTSRTNIIQKACAYSQRYRDYRLTKRAYIVNVGEYSYLTKARILYNHLQNSNVGAGEIANIVKNKAYKTIVEHRNFNPRLIHFITKQENFEDSQQEHYLEFIIESLDNPKEIWENCFTGQLDSSQRLLVQLVVANREKIQESTLKNAYSKALVVMGIKIPELERNDFEYVLSGCLRSILRRDVEISGGCKKAIVSVFNPSVTDYVLPTILERDIIVKLCSVLGTVDSITIIESNEEKIDDVQSIYRDIVKEIPKKTWSDAKIRLIRLMGNKCGLVPNLIKYAIKNNDIITDDNKFDFYFIVIENLSKYDFSEFIICCGWSFCNDYSDFGAILEGYRKTSFAQHFVIEYLQECVYESLLDDIENILGNETDAFICTSCEEVAEEMKIFLEEIKDTYPFLKEDEIDSIRENVDLKSIVDRNFKFFESAKNSSCEKKEQEDIKNVDALFSGLL from the coding sequence ATGAACTACGATTTCTCTGTTTTAAGCGATAATGATTTTCAAGAAATGGTCGATAAACTCTTGATTGGTAAAACAAGAGTCGTTGAACAGTATGCCGAAGGCCGTGATAATGGGATTGATGGACTTGTCTATGACCTCCCTAAGGAAACCATCGTTCAAGCGAAACATTATCTTAGGTCTGGTTTTAGCAGGTTAAAGAGTGTAATAAAAAAAGAGGAATTGCCAAAAATTCAAAACGAGAATATTTCGTGCTATGTTTTAGCGACATCTTTAAATTTATCTCGGAATCAGGCTGAAACATTAAGAGCTTTGATAAAGAATGTCGTTCAAGACGTAGTTGTTTTGGGTGCGGTTTCAATAAGTGGTCTACTTGACAAAGATCCTGCGACTTTGAAATCTACCATAAAGTTGTGGGCGACGAACGCCGAAATAGTTAGGATGCTCTTTAAACCCGCTAACATGAACTGTTTTTATGAACTGCAGAACCGATGGGAAGACTTAAATAATGTGTTTGTTGAAACTCCTGATGTGAAGAATGTGGTGGATTCGCTAGAAAAGAACCATGTAGCTGTAATTGCTGGCGAACCTGGCGTGGGAAAGACTACTTTGGCTGAATATATTTGTCTTCTTTATTTCAAAGAAGGGTATGAGGTTCATTTCTTTGAGGGTAAGTTTTCGCACGACGATTATGATTTAAGTGATACGGAAAAGAAGATTATCTTCTATTTTGATGATTTTTTAGGTAGCACCTATTACAACTGTTTCTCTGGGAAACAGGACTGTTCTATTGTTAATTTCCTAAAACGGATGTCAAAAGAAAAGAACAAACGATTTATTCTTACTTCTAGGACGAATATCATTCAAAAAGCATGTGCCTATAGCCAAAGATATCGAGATTATCGTCTTACGAAACGGGCGTATATAGTTAATGTGGGGGAATACTCTTATTTAACAAAAGCTAGAATTTTGTACAATCATTTGCAAAATTCAAATGTGGGGGCTGGTGAAATTGCGAACATTGTGAAAAACAAAGCTTATAAGACGATTGTTGAACATAGAAATTTTAATCCCCGACTAATCCATTTTATTACAAAACAGGAGAATTTTGAAGATTCGCAACAAGAACATTATTTAGAGTTCATCATTGAATCATTGGATAATCCTAAAGAAATTTGGGAAAATTGCTTTACAGGGCAATTAGACTCTTCTCAACGCCTTTTAGTTCAATTAGTTGTTGCTAATCGAGAAAAAATTCAAGAGAGTACGCTCAAGAATGCATATAGTAAAGCGCTTGTTGTAATGGGTATAAAAATTCCTGAACTGGAACGTAATGATTTTGAATATGTTTTGAGTGGGTGTCTTCGATCTATCTTAAGAAGGGATGTTGAAATATCGGGTGGATGCAAGAAAGCTATTGTTTCTGTGTTTAACCCATCTGTTACCGATTATGTATTGCCCACCATTTTAGAAAGAGATATAATAGTTAAATTGTGTAGTGTTCTTGGAACGGTTGATTCCATAACAATTATAGAATCAAATGAAGAAAAAATTGATGATGTTCAATCGATCTATAGGGATATTGTAAAAGAGATCCCTAAAAAAACGTGGTCAGATGCGAAAATTCGTTTAATTCGCCTTATGGGAAATAAGTGTGGGCTTGTTCCTAATCTGATAAAATATGCTATAAAAAATAACGACATAATTACTGATGATAATAAATTTGATTTTTATTTTATCGTTATAGAAAATTTATCCAAATATGACTTTTCTGAATTTATCATATGCTGTGGTTGGTCTTTTTGTAACGATTATTCGGATTTTGGTGCTATTTTAGAGGGTTATAGAAAAACATCTTTTGCTCAACATTTTGTTATTGAATATCTGCAAGAATGTGTGTATGAATCATTGCTTGATGATATTGAAAATATTTTGGGAAATGAAACTGATGCTTTTATATGTACATCATGTGAAGAAGTTGCGGAAGAAATGAAAATTTTTTTGGAGGAAATCAAAGATACGTATCCATTTTTGAAAGAAGATGAAATTGACTCTATTCGCGAAAATGTTGATTTAAAAAGTATTGTTGATCGAAATTTTAAATTTTTTGAATCTGCAAAAAATAGTAGTTGCGAGAAAAAAGAGCAAGAAGATATAAAGAATGTTGATGCTTTATTTAGTGGTTTGTTGTAG
- a CDS encoding GH116 family glycosyl hydrolase — protein sequence MSGSVQKLMTPGLAVEFIQPWYTPLSTTPSTTGIAVGGIGSTFTATPAGTTPVMNVMPGVQVRTEKASDLRFNNFFFKEAVLSAKAALVIGNFAAFGIYNNNFPLLDANGARVFGDADMKDQKKAEAKLNKVLADKTFFETNKAAFERWHIQFSDRTQALIAAGKDTAAINRAVLIDFFDGMVGEKAAREGALTAAWTNDSEFLGQPGYDAAKMKYTALYPVSETVYEGKGVAITKTQSSYVTPGDERLSSLPVNATVFTLENNTKETREVTIVQIQDSITGYMAKKDRQGVQDSSFVLVPAARFPKGVQFDKELEDGRSVRGIEFYNEKALAESDFNGCMGVSVAWNKKDNLNVSVKPMFYQDDAKSVLKAALQSGRVAGSWVKNVYSGRETIAGAIAVTAVLKPKQKVSFQFNMVLDFPEIKLNKLTSAKKYTAFYPEAYGRVVALLTEALAADKTFDDRLKAFENLVPKKPVAKLYKTAAKQAEFKSLAINTLSFLAEATVWDKEDRFLVRECADYPFFNSLDVYFYGSFSLLALMPRLDGVVMKRFGDAILAVNNNRRRHHEFVNLPYADLPDPKLEGPRAVRGAVIHDLGSPFDAEPDAYDWHNVKEWKDLAPKYVLMVYRHYHKTKDMQCLADCKEAVYAAMEYLEKMVNPGENFPLTHGTDDTFDNLCSYGISVYCGSLWIAGLRAAAKIAELLGDNEQAAKWNEKSEAANKEFTESLWDENEGYFRFFVTPMEMKDLNVEKYAELREAVKVSLELPEDPNAGVKAINEWLCAGEIPDGEDLSKNELRGLKKAWITAQCKEAFTKSWEAKIANDCDDVFADTMLADTYLRLLDLEPITDSAKAKSNLLRIFNTNYKANSPLIGAANLVRKDGSPLDEFNFQAHDVWIGIQYSIMTAMMFHGLEKEASVLADSMIGNLYDEARVPFAAPEGFNGSCRLHPEALVAKFGLSATAADKMHKELLKKGALLADSRISPKLPRNLATFTKAFGAIAKSNKVDVNELFTLLHSTALKYTAGKYFRPGMVFALLYK from the coding sequence ATGTCCGGCTCCGTCCAAAAGCTGATGACCCCGGGTCTCGCTGTGGAATTCATTCAGCCGTGGTACACCCCGCTTTCTACAACTCCTTCCACCACGGGTATTGCCGTGGGCGGTATCGGTTCTACGTTTACAGCAACGCCAGCAGGCACGACTCCCGTGATGAACGTGATGCCGGGCGTCCAGGTTCGCACCGAAAAGGCTTCTGACCTCCGCTTCAACAACTTCTTCTTCAAGGAAGCTGTGCTCAGCGCAAAGGCTGCGCTTGTGATTGGCAACTTCGCCGCATTCGGCATTTACAACAACAACTTCCCGCTCCTCGATGCTAATGGCGCACGCGTTTTCGGCGACGCCGACATGAAGGACCAGAAGAAGGCCGAAGCCAAGCTCAACAAGGTTCTCGCCGACAAGACTTTCTTCGAAACGAACAAGGCCGCTTTTGAACGCTGGCACATCCAGTTCAGCGACCGCACTCAGGCTTTGATCGCCGCAGGCAAGGACACCGCCGCCATCAACCGCGCCGTGCTCATTGACTTCTTCGACGGCATGGTTGGCGAAAAGGCTGCACGCGAAGGCGCTCTCACCGCCGCTTGGACAAACGACAGCGAATTCCTCGGCCAGCCGGGTTATGACGCCGCCAAGATGAAGTACACCGCCCTCTATCCGGTTAGCGAAACTGTCTATGAAGGCAAGGGTGTCGCCATCACCAAGACGCAGTCCAGCTACGTGACTCCGGGCGACGAACGCCTCTCCAGCCTCCCGGTGAACGCCACCGTCTTCACGCTCGAAAACAACACCAAGGAAACCCGCGAAGTGACGATCGTCCAGATTCAGGACAGCATCACGGGCTACATGGCCAAGAAGGACCGCCAGGGCGTTCAGGACTCCAGCTTTGTTCTCGTTCCGGCAGCACGTTTCCCGAAGGGCGTGCAGTTCGACAAGGAACTCGAAGATGGCCGCTCTGTTCGCGGTATCGAATTTTATAACGAAAAGGCTCTCGCCGAAAGCGACTTCAACGGTTGCATGGGTGTGAGCGTAGCTTGGAACAAGAAGGACAACCTCAACGTTTCCGTGAAGCCGATGTTCTACCAGGACGACGCCAAGTCCGTCTTGAAGGCAGCTCTCCAGAGCGGTCGCGTTGCAGGCTCCTGGGTCAAGAACGTTTACAGCGGACGTGAAACGATTGCCGGTGCCATCGCCGTTACCGCAGTCCTCAAGCCGAAGCAGAAGGTCTCCTTCCAGTTCAACATGGTGCTCGACTTCCCGGAAATCAAGCTGAACAAGCTCACTTCCGCCAAGAAGTACACCGCATTCTACCCGGAAGCATACGGCCGCGTAGTCGCCCTCCTTACGGAAGCTCTCGCTGCCGACAAGACTTTTGATGATCGCCTCAAGGCATTTGAAAACCTTGTTCCGAAGAAGCCGGTTGCCAAGCTCTACAAGACTGCCGCCAAGCAGGCTGAATTCAAGAGCCTCGCCATCAACACGCTCAGCTTCCTCGCCGAAGCCACCGTGTGGGACAAGGAAGACCGTTTCCTAGTCCGCGAATGCGCCGACTATCCGTTCTTCAACTCTCTCGACGTTTACTTCTACGGCAGCTTTAGCTTGCTCGCCCTCATGCCGCGCCTCGATGGCGTTGTGATGAAGCGCTTTGGTGATGCAATCCTCGCCGTGAACAACAACCGTCGCCGTCACCACGAATTTGTGAACCTCCCCTACGCCGACCTCCCGGATCCGAAGCTCGAAGGCCCGCGCGCTGTGCGTGGCGCTGTGATTCACGACCTCGGTAGCCCCTTCGACGCCGAACCGGATGCCTACGACTGGCACAACGTTAAGGAATGGAAGGACCTCGCTCCGAAATACGTGCTCATGGTCTACCGTCACTACCACAAGACGAAGGACATGCAGTGCCTCGCCGATTGCAAGGAAGCCGTTTACGCCGCTATGGAATACCTAGAAAAGATGGTGAACCCGGGCGAAAACTTCCCGCTCACGCACGGTACGGACGATACGTTCGACAACCTCTGCAGCTACGGCATCTCCGTTTACTGCGGTTCCCTCTGGATTGCAGGCCTCCGCGCTGCCGCAAAGATTGCAGAGCTCCTCGGCGACAACGAACAAGCTGCCAAGTGGAACGAAAAGTCCGAAGCCGCCAACAAGGAATTCACCGAATCCCTCTGGGACGAAAACGAAGGCTACTTCCGCTTCTTCGTGACCCCGATGGAAATGAAGGACTTGAACGTCGAAAAGTACGCCGAACTCCGCGAAGCCGTGAAGGTTTCTCTGGAACTCCCGGAAGATCCGAACGCTGGCGTGAAGGCAATCAACGAATGGCTCTGCGCAGGCGAAATCCCGGACGGCGAAGACCTCTCCAAGAACGAACTCCGCGGTCTCAAGAAGGCTTGGATTACGGCTCAGTGCAAGGAAGCCTTCACCAAGAGCTGGGAAGCAAAGATAGCCAACGACTGCGACGACGTGTTCGCCGACACGATGCTTGCAGACACTTACCTCCGCTTGCTCGACCTCGAACCGATTACCGACAGCGCTAAGGCAAAGTCTAACTTGCTCAGAATTTTCAATACGAACTATAAGGCCAACAGCCCGCTCATCGGTGCTGCAAACCTTGTTCGTAAGGACGGTTCTCCGCTCGACGAATTCAACTTCCAGGCTCACGACGTTTGGATCGGCATTCAGTACAGCATCATGACCGCCATGATGTTCCACGGTTTGGAAAAGGAAGCCTCCGTGCTCGCCGATTCCATGATCGGAAACCTCTATGACGAAGCCCGCGTTCCGTTCGCTGCACCGGAAGGATTCAACGGTTCTTGCCGCCTCCACCCGGAAGCACTCGTTGCAAAGTTCGGCCTCAGCGCAACTGCCGCCGACAAGATGCACAAGGAACTCCTGAAGAAGGGCGCACTCCTCGCCGACTCCCGCATCAGCCCGAAGCTCCCGCGCAATCTCGCCACCTTCACGAAGGCATTCGGCGCCATTGCCAAGAGCAACAAGGTTGATGTGAACGAGCTCTTCACGCTCCTCCACAGCACGGCACTCAAGTACACCGCTGGTAAGTACTTCCGCCCGGGCATGGTGTTCGCTCTGCTTTATAAGTAA
- the purN gene encoding phosphoribosylglycinamide formyltransferase, with protein sequence MFKIGVMASGGGSNFKAIIDRIGEGDLEAQCKFLITNNAGCGAVHHAEEFGIPVHHISGKTHPDQAAYEAAMLEVLDKYDVDLLILAGYMKALPLCMLKRMPDRILNIHPSLLPKFGGKGFFGHHVHEAVLAAHETESGPTVHLVSEEIDRGRILAQTKVPVMKDDTADTLAARVLVQEHALYWKTIKEYAASLGL encoded by the coding sequence ATGTTTAAAATTGGCGTCATGGCTTCCGGCGGTGGAAGCAACTTCAAAGCAATTATTGACCGCATTGGCGAGGGTGACCTCGAAGCCCAGTGCAAGTTCTTAATCACGAACAACGCTGGTTGTGGTGCGGTGCATCATGCCGAAGAATTCGGAATCCCGGTGCATCACATTTCGGGTAAGACGCATCCGGATCAGGCTGCGTACGAAGCGGCTATGCTTGAAGTTCTCGACAAGTACGATGTGGACCTTTTGATTTTGGCCGGTTACATGAAGGCGCTCCCACTTTGCATGCTTAAGCGTATGCCGGACCGCATTTTGAATATTCACCCGTCGCTGTTGCCGAAGTTTGGCGGTAAAGGTTTCTTTGGACATCACGTTCATGAAGCTGTGCTTGCCGCGCATGAAACGGAATCTGGCCCGACGGTGCATCTCGTGAGCGAAGAAATTGACCGCGGTCGTATCTTGGCGCAGACTAAAGTTCCTGTGATGAAAGACGATACCGCCGATACGCTTGCCGCCCGCGTCTTGGTTCAAGAACACGCTTTGTACTGGAAGACAATTAAGGAATACGCGGCCTCGCTGGGTCTATGA